Sequence from the Candidatus Zixiibacteriota bacterium genome:
TCCGCCATGGCACACTTCCTTCCACTTGCGGGAACGAATCGGCGCTCCCTGTCCGCTGGCCCTGATGGCCGGGTGAAACCAGTCGGGCTTTTCTGTGAGTGCCGTGGGAGGAGAATACCGTGCGGTCAGTCCGAGAAAAGTCTAAGGCTTCGTTCTACACGACGCGTTATACGGATATTGGCCGGGAATGTGCAAGTTTATTCCTGCGTTTTTCTCGCCGCGGCCTGCCTTGCATCGAGGTTCAGAGCCACCTCGGAGAGGGGGTCGGCACCGCGATCGGGGGAAACATCCCGACGAGTCTCCACGCGAGGGGCCCTCTGGGACTCTCACCGGACGGATTCCGACTCGATGGTGTGATTTGCCCAAGTCGCTTTGATCTGCTCGCGAGCCACCGATTTTCGTAGGAATCCACCCGCCCTGTGCCGATCTTGCAGTTGGAGTACCTGAATTGCTGCCCGCCTTGGATTGATTGGGGGGTCGGAAGGAGTTGGTTGCGTGAAGATCTACGTGGGTGGATTGCTGAATGCGGTGACTGACCAGCAGCTTCGGCGGGCATTTGCAGTTTTTGGTACGGTTGCGTCTGCGGAGGTCATGAAGGCCCATCTGAGCGGTGCGCCCCGCGGATTTGGCTTCGTCGACATGCCGGTCTGCCGTGAAGCGGTCGCCGCCATTGCCGCCCTCGACGGCTGCACCAGCCTGGGAGGTGCGCTTGAGGTCAGCGAGGTCCGCCGCCCTGATCCCCGCACTACGCGTGATCGTCGAGCGGCCCGCGCCCTGCTGAAGAGAAACCGGAACAAGACCAAACCTGCCATCACTAGCGGCAAAGCCGAGTAAGTGCCCGGGATCGTGCCCCCGCCGTTCGGCGGTAGAAGTCCCGATCGCTCCCACCGCGCGCTGCAGAGCATCATCTCGCGGTTGCGCATAGTCTCACGCCGTCGTGATGTGCCGGTGGCCGAGGGCGCGCTGGAGGATCGCCAGAATAACCTTCGGATTGAAACCACTCTTGACCGTTCTTGCTGACAGCGGGTCGGCACGGACCGCCCGAAGGCGCACTCGAGCGGTGCGTCAGAAGAAGGGGTGATCATGAAAATCTACGTCGGGGGACTGTCGCCCGAAGTCACGGACGACGAGCTGAAGGAGCTATTCTCACCTCACGGCCAAGTGGAATCTGCCACCGTGGTCCGGGACAGGTACACTGCCCAGCCGCGGGGGTTCGGGTTCGTGGAGATGCCCACCAAGGCCGAAGCCATCGCCGCCATTGCCGCTCTCAGTGGAACCGAACTGAAGGGGCAGGTATTGAACGTCAGCGAGGCGCGACCGCCGGAGGAACGTCGGGGTGGTG
This genomic interval carries:
- a CDS encoding RNA-binding protein; the protein is MKIYVGGLSPEVTDDELKELFSPHGQVESATVVRDRYTAQPRGFGFVEMPTKAEAIAAIAALSGTELKGQVLNVSEARPPEERRGGGGPRGQGRPRGDRPDRGRRY
- a CDS encoding RNA-binding protein translates to MKIYVGGLLNAVTDQQLRRAFAVFGTVASAEVMKAHLSGAPRGFGFVDMPVCREAVAAIAALDGCTSLGGALEVSEVRRPDPRTTRDRRAARALLKRNRNKTKPAITSGKAE